From a region of the Helianthus annuus cultivar XRQ/B chromosome 5, HanXRQr2.0-SUNRISE, whole genome shotgun sequence genome:
- the LOC110940425 gene encoding auxin efflux carrier component 2 has translation MITGKDIYVVLAAIVPLYVAMMLAYGSVRWWKIFTPDQCSGINRFVAVFAVPLLSFHFISSNNPYEMNYHFIAADSLQKIVMLSALFVWQWLSKSGSLEWMITLFSLSTLPNTLVMGIPLLKAMYGDFSGSLMVQIVVLQSVIWYTLMLFMFEYRGAKLLITEQFPETAGSITSFHVESDVVSLNGREPLQTDAEIGDDGKLHVVVRRSSTASSRSVISSYNKSHNITGMTPRASNLTGVEIYSVQSSRGPTPRASSFNQSDFYAMFSKAGSKTGSPKHGYTSSFGGGDVFSMQSSKGPTPRTSNFEEEMLRIGKKRTGGRSMSGELFNNNNNNNNLVCSYPPPIPNPTFSLGSTSAAPASGGLKKKESVGGGVSGVITPPPPSNNKELHMFVWSSSASPVSEGNMKHAINKAAAEFGAIDPSKAVPTPENLSPMTKTYGEQKEIDIDEPKLQINGSPFKKLRTEEADNKNHRMPPASVMTRLILIMVWRKLIRNPNTYSSLLGLIWSLVSFRWDIKMPTIVSGSIAILSDAGLGMAMFSLGLFMALQPKIIACGQRVATFSMAVRFLTGPAVMAATSIAIGLRGVLLHVAIVQAALPQGIVPFVFAKEYNVHADILSTAVIFGMLIALPITILYYVLLGV, from the exons ATGATCACCGGAAAAGACATCTATGTTGTTCTTGCAGCCATTGTGCCACTTTATGTGGCCATGATGCTAGCTTATGGTTCGGTCCGGTGGTGGAAGATCTTCACACCGGACCAATGCTCGGGAATTAACCGTTTCGTTGCGGTTTTTGCCGTCCCTCTTCTTTCTTTCCATTTTATATCTTCAAACAATCCTTACGAGATGAACTACCACTTCATAGCAGCGGATTCACTTCAAAAGATTGTTATGCTAAGCGCTTTGTTTGTTTGGCAATGGCTAAGTAAGAGCGGGAGCCTCGAGTGGATGATCACGTTGTTCTCCCTCTCGACGCTCCCAAATACTTTGGTCATGGGCATTCCTTTGCTCAAGGCCATGTATGGGGATTTTTCTGGATCCCTTATGGTCCAGATCGTTGTATTGCAGAGCGTGATATGGTACACGCTCATGCTGTTTATGTTTGAGTATAGAGGAGCAAAGCTCCTCATAACCGAGCAGTTTCCAGAAACTGCTGGATCCATCACATCTTTCCATGTGGAGTCTGACGTCGTTTCTTTAAATGGTCGTGAGCCTTTACAGACTGACGCCGAGATAGGAGACGACGGCAAATTGCACGTGGTGGTTCGGAGATCTTCCACCGCATCATCAAGATCTGTTATATCTTCATATAACAAGTCTCATAATATTACTGGTATGACCCCTAGGGCCTCAAATCTGACCGGAGTGGAGATCTACTCCGTTCAGTCTTCCAGAGGCCCCACACCTAGGGCTTCCAGTTTCAACCAGTCCGACTTTTATGCTATGTTCAGTAAAGCAGGAAGTAAAACTGGAAGCCCTAAACATGGGTATACCAGTAGTTTCGGGGGTGGGGACGTTTTCTCGATGCAGTCATCAAAGGGCCCCACACCGAGAACGTCAAATTTTGAAGAAGAAATGTTGAGGATAGGGAAGAAAAGAACAGGAGGAAGGAGTATGAGTGGGGAGTTgttcaataacaataacaacaacaataatttaGTATGTTCTTACCCACCTCCAATCCCAAACCCTACTTTTTCATTAGGATCCACAAGCGCCGCCCCCGCTAGTGGCGGCCTAAAGAAAAAAGAAAGCGTCGGAGGTGGTGTGAGCGGCGTTATCACACCACCCCCGCCCAGCAATAACAAGGAGCTCCACATGTTTGTATGGAGCTCAAGTGCATCTCCTGTTTCTGAAGGTAACATGAAACATGCAATTAATAAAGCTGCTGCTGAATTTGGAGCCATTGATCCTTCTAAAGCTGTACCCACACCAG AAAATTTGAGTCCTATGACTAAAACATACGGTGAACAAAAGGAGATCGACATCGACGAACCAAAACTACAAATAAACGGATCCCCGTTCAAGAAACTCCGAACCGAAGAAGCCGATAACAAGAACCACCGAATGCCACCCGCTAGTGTCATGACAAGGCTCATCCTCATAATGGTTTGGAGAAAACTCATTCGAAACCCTAACACGTATTCCAGCCTCTTGGGTCTCATTTGGTCTCTAGTTTCCTTCAG ATGGGACATTAAAATGCCAACCATAGTAAGTGGGTCGATCGCAATATTATCCGATGCAGGTCTAGGGATGGCCATGTTCAGCCTAG GGTTATTTATGGCATTACAGCCAAAAATAATAGCATGTGGGCAACGTGTGGCGACGTTTTCAATGGCGGTTAGGTTTTTAACTGGACCTGCTGTCATGGCAGCTACTTCTATTGCTATTGGACTACGGGGTGTTCTACTTCATGTTGCTATTGTTcag GCGGCACTGCCTCAAGGAATCGTACCGTTTGTCTTTGCAAAGGAGTATAATGTGCATGCCGATATCCTAAGTACCGC GGTTATATTTGGAATGCTGATAGCTTTGCCCATAACAATACTTTACTACGTGCTGCTTGGAGTGTAA